A portion of the Vibrio coralliirubri genome contains these proteins:
- a CDS encoding TniQ family protein, which yields MKTDIQLYPDESLESFLLRLSQEQGYERFSHFAEDIWFDTMDQHEAMAGAFPLELNRVNIYHAQTTSQMRVRVLIHLENQLKLNNFGVLRLALSHSKAQFSPQYKAVHRFGADYPYAFLRKRFTPICPLCIDEAPYIRQQWQFISHQACEHHGCKLVHHCPECKSRLEYQSTESIGQCECGYELRNSPVDDAPEAETLVARWLSGNDAKPLGLLKAEMTLSERYGFLLWYVNRHGEFDDDLSFESFIEYCGTWPTALWQDLNALKEKSELVRVKDWKKVFFNEAFGALLKDCRQLPSRQLSHNIVLTQVLAYFTQLVATVPSSAKGNIGDVLLSPLEASTLLSCTTDEVYRLYEFGEIKAAVRPRMHTKIASHESAFTLRSVIETKLTRMSSESDGLSVYLPEW from the coding sequence GTGAAAACGGACATTCAACTTTACCCTGACGAATCGCTCGAAAGCTTCTTGTTGCGCTTATCGCAAGAGCAAGGCTACGAGCGATTTTCTCATTTCGCCGAAGATATCTGGTTCGACACCATGGATCAGCATGAGGCGATGGCTGGTGCTTTCCCCTTAGAGCTAAATCGAGTCAATATCTACCACGCTCAAACCACAAGCCAAATGCGGGTGCGGGTTCTTATTCATCTTGAGAACCAATTAAAGCTCAATAACTTTGGTGTATTGCGCCTAGCGTTATCACATTCAAAAGCTCAATTCTCTCCGCAATACAAAGCTGTTCATAGGTTCGGGGCTGATTACCCTTATGCTTTTCTTCGCAAACGCTTTACGCCTATTTGCCCTCTGTGTATTGACGAAGCACCCTACATTCGCCAGCAGTGGCAATTTATCTCTCACCAAGCTTGTGAACACCATGGCTGTAAACTGGTTCATCACTGCCCTGAGTGTAAATCGAGACTTGAATACCAAAGTACCGAGAGTATTGGCCAATGTGAATGCGGTTATGAACTCCGAAACTCGCCAGTAGATGACGCTCCAGAGGCTGAGACCTTGGTCGCTCGATGGTTGTCAGGAAATGATGCAAAACCCTTGGGATTACTGAAGGCAGAAATGACGTTATCTGAGCGCTATGGCTTTTTACTTTGGTATGTAAATCGCCATGGTGAGTTTGATGATGATCTCAGTTTTGAGTCATTCATTGAATATTGTGGCACTTGGCCAACGGCACTGTGGCAAGACCTCAATGCCTTGAAAGAGAAGTCAGAACTTGTGCGAGTAAAAGATTGGAAGAAGGTGTTTTTCAATGAAGCCTTTGGTGCTCTGCTTAAAGATTGCCGTCAGTTACCCAGTCGGCAGCTGAGTCACAATATCGTACTTACTCAGGTGTTAGCTTACTTTACACAGCTAGTAGCAACAGTGCCCTCAAGTGCCAAAGGAAATATCGGTGATGTACTGCTCAGCCCCTTAGAAGCTTCTACATTGCTCTCTTGCACAACGGATGAAGTGTATCGGTTGTATGAATTTGGTGAGATTAAAGCCGCTGTCAGGCCGCGAATGCATACAAAGATAGCGAGTCACGAGTCGGCGTTTACTTTACGAAGTGTCATCGAAACAAAGCTGACTAGAATGAGCTCTGAAAGTGATGGTTTAAGTGTGTATCTACCTGAGTGGTAA